Genomic segment of Hymenobacter aquaticus:
TGGCGCTGTTTTTGACAATAAGGGCCTGTGCCTCGCTGTTTGTCGAGGCGCATTCGGGCAACCAAACAATTTGTTGGCCCGTGAAGAGGGTTTGGGGGGATAGTGCCTCCACCTGATTTTCTTACTTTGTGCGTTCAAACCTAATAATACCCTATGAAAAGTACCCTGGTTCGGCAGGATTCAGACAGATTGGCAGACGTAGTAGTACGCGGCATGCAGGAGAAAAAGGCGGCCGATATCGTGGTGCTCAATCTGAAGGACCTTAAAAACGCAGTAGCGGATTATTTCATCATCTGCTCTGCTTCCTCCGATACCCAACTGGACGCCATTGCGCGTTCCGTGGAAGAAGAAGTGGAGAAGCTTACCGGCCAGAACCCCTGGCAAACCGAAGGCCGCATGAACCGGGAATGGGTACTGCTCGACTACGTCGACGTGGTAGTCCACATTTTCCTGCGCGACCGTCGGCAGTTCTACGCGCTGGAAGAGCTGTGGGGTGATGCCGAAATAAAATATATTCAGGAAGAAACCGAAGCCGTTTAAAGTAAAACCGGCCCGGATGCGTCTTAACAATTAGCGCGGGCGGCGGTTCCGCCTTTGTTCTTCGTTTAGAATTCCTTTTCATGCCAGATACAACCCCCAAAAAGAAAAAACCAATGATGCCCTCGCCGGCTCCCCGGCCGAGTATGCAGATGTGGGTGCTGGCTGGGTTGGTGGTGTTCATCTTCGGGATGCTCTTCATCAATCGTAGCAGCTCAACCATTGAAATAAACCAGCAGAAGTTTAAGCAGATGCTGCTGGCCGGCGACGTGCGCGACGTGACCCTGGTGAACGACCGGAACGTGGAGGTGACCCTGAAGCCCGAAGCCGCCCGCAACGCCAAGTACAACCAGGAGTTGCGCGGCCGGAGCCCTCTGTCGCAGGACGCGGGTCCGCAGTACAGCTTCCGCGTCGTGGACG
This window contains:
- the rsfS gene encoding ribosome silencing factor codes for the protein MKSTLVRQDSDRLADVVVRGMQEKKAADIVVLNLKDLKNAVADYFIICSASSDTQLDAIARSVEEEVEKLTGQNPWQTEGRMNREWVLLDYVDVVVHIFLRDRRQFYALEELWGDAEIKYIQEETEAV